The following proteins are co-located in the Spea bombifrons isolate aSpeBom1 chromosome 3, aSpeBom1.2.pri, whole genome shotgun sequence genome:
- the LOC128484146 gene encoding astacin-like metalloendopeptidase has product MELSTVLVLIAAGWAVCLASPIRVNPDSDSDSKRDGRTVFERIEALNKGISKPLRDGDIAYNIVRSTTKCDGCLWDISQNGMVYVPYVLSSAYSNIDKWLITDAIKEFETMTCVKFVSRSSEADYLSIESLPGCWSYVSKIGGKQVVSLDKAGCMNPGVIQHELMHTLGFIHEHSRSDRNNYIDILWQNILPVNQPNFQIRDSNNLDLPYDYGSIMHYPSTAYSNPSGTNTIVPKPDPKVPIGQTLGMSHLDVMKINKLYKCNLCRTKFTDPSGSFSADGLSFGQDGSCLWLIQTQNNKVNKKLYKTLISQSPKRKISLQLSGINIPLSVGCNESYIKVYDGGYKSDEVLLSNTCGFEMIPPLISSTNVMLVELVSSQKPALSTFSATYKTVTYGETFINDNGVVISPWVRGYYPNNVDAVYSIIAPQGYKVSLTFSYFYMEDSINCSKDYLSVTDGAATIAPALGKFCGMKFPPALVSSGNVMLLQFHSDDQNNSYGYMASYDFGGNMQTTEEDGLMWLHLLYTLLVYMNDSGLIIWRDGSA; this is encoded by the exons ATGGAGCTGTCCACGGTGCTAGTGCTGATCGCAGCTGGGTGGGCCGTTTGTCTGGCTTCACCTATCCGG GTCAATCCGGACTCTGACAGCG ACTCAAAACGTGACGGCAGAACTGTATTTGAACGCATAGAAGCTCTAAATAAAG GTATCTCCAAGCCGCTAAGAGACGGAGACATTGCCTACAATATCGTGCGCAGCACCACCAAATGTGACGGCTGTTTGTGGGATATCTCACAGAACGGGATGGTTTACGTCCCTTATGTTCTTTCCTCTGCATATT CTAATATAGACAAATGGCTGATTACAGACGCCATCAAGGAGTTTGAAACAATGACCTGCGTGAAGTTTGTCAGCAGAAGCTCAGAAGCCGACTATCTCAGTATAGAGTCTTTACCTGG GTGTTGGTCGTATGTTTCCAAGATTGGTGGCAAACAGGTTGTGAGCCTGGATAAGGCCGGGTGCATGAATCCTGGCGTCATCCAGCATGAACTGATGCACACGCTGGGCTTCATTCATGAGCACTCCAGGAGCGACAGGAATAACTACATAGATATCTTGTGGCAAAACATTCTTCCAG TAAATCAGCCCAACTTTCAGATTAGAGATTCCAACAATTTGGATCTTCCCTATGACTACGGCTCAATAATGCACTACCCAAG CACTGCTTATTCCAACCCCTCTGGAACAAACACAATAGTTCCAAAACCTGACCCCAAGGTGCCCATCGGACAGACGCTTGGAATGAGCCACCTTGATGTGATGAAGATTAACAAACTCTATAAGTGca aTCTTTGCCGGACAAAGTTCACAGACCCTTCAGGATCTTTCTCCGCTGATGGTCTTTCCTTCGGACAGGACGGCAGCTGTCTTTGGTTGATTCAAACTCAAAATAACAAGGTTAATAAGAAACTGTATAAAACTCTGATCTCACAGAGCCCCAAGCGAAAA ATTTCTCTGCAGCTCAGTGGCATCAACATCCCTCTTTCTGTCGGCTGTAATGAAAGCTACATTAAGGTATATGATGGCGGATATAAATCTGATGAGGTTCTTCTGAGTAATACCTGTGGATTTGAGATGATCCCACCTTTGATTTCATCTACAAACGTGATGTTGGTGGAGCTTGTGAGCAGCCAGAAGCCGGCTTTAAGCACATTCAGTGCCACCTATAAAACCG TTACCTATGGAGAGACCTTCATCAATGATAACGGGGTTGTGATTTCTCCGTGGGTCAGAGGGTATTACCCCAACAATGTGGATGCTGTATATTCCATCATAGCCCCGCAGGGATATAAG GTGTCCCTGACCTTCTCTTACTTCTATATGGAGGATTCCATAAACTGTTCCAAAGACTACCTGAGTGTCACGGATGGAGCCGCTACGATTGCCCCAGCCCTGGGCAAATTCTGTGGGATGAAGTTTCCTCCGGCTTTGGTGTCTTCTGGGAATGTAATGTTATTGCAGTTTCACAGCGATGACCAGAATAACTCCTATGGATACATGGCGTCCTATGACTTTG GGGGCAACATGCAGACCACGGAGGAGGATGGGTTAATGTGGCTGCACCTACTTTACACTCTTTTGGTTTATATGAACGATTCAGGCCTCATTATATGGAGAGACGGCTCTGCttga
- the LOC128484145 gene encoding hatching enzyme 1.2-like produces MELSTVLVLIAAGWAVCLASPIPVNPDSGSDTKPDNRTVFERIEALNKDISTPLQDGDIAYPIGRSTMKCNSCLWDISQNGMVYVPYVISSAYSNIDKWLITDAIKEFETMTCVKFVSRTSEADYLSIESLPGCWSYVSKIGGKQVVTLDKAGCMNYGAIQHELMHTLGFIHEHSRSDRNNYVDILWQNIPPVNQPNFAIRDSNNLDLPYDYGSILHYPSTAFSNPPGRTTILPKPDPTVPIGQTSGMSHLDVMKINKLYKCNLCRTKLTNSSGSFSTDGLSFGQDSSCRWLIETPNQKISLQLGGINIPLSVGCTESYIKVYDGPITYGESFIKDNGVVISPWVRNFYPDNADAVYSIIAPRGYKVSLTFSYFNMEDSVNCSKDYLIVTDGAATIAPALGKFCGFNLPPALVSSGNVMLLQFHSDDQNNSYGFMASYRFVAP; encoded by the exons ATGGAGCTGTCCACGGTGCTAGTGCTGATCGCAGCTGGGTGGGCCGTTTGTCTGGCTTCACCTATCCCG GTCAATCCGGACTCTGGCAGCG ACACAAAACCTGACAACAGAACAGTATTTGAACGTATAGAAGCTCTAAATAAGG ATATCTCCACGCCACTACAAGACGGAGACATTGCCTACCCTATTGGGCGCAGTACCATGAAATGTAACAGCTGTTTGTGGGATATCTCACAGAACGGGATGGTTTACGTCCCTTATGTTATTTCCTCTGCATATT CTAATATAGACAAATGGCTGATTACAGACGCCATCAAGGAGTTTGAAACAATGACCTGCGTGAAGTTTGTCAGCAGAACCTCAGAAGCCGACTATCTCAGTATAGAGTCTTTACCTGG GTGTTGGTCGTATGTTTCCAAGATTGGTGGCAAACAGGTTGTGACCCTGGATAAGGCCGGGTGCATGAACTACGGCGCCATCCAGCATGAACTGATGCACACGCTGGGCTTCATTCATGAGCACTCCAGGAGCGACAGGAATAACTACGTAGATATCTTGTGGCAAAACATCCCTCCAG TAAATCAGCCGAACTTTGCGATTAGAGATTCCAACAATTTGGATCTTCCCTATGACTACGGCTCAATATTGCACTACCCAAG CACTGCTTTTTCCAACCCCCCGGGAAGAACGACAATACTTCCAAAACCTGACCCCACAGTTCCTATCGGACAGACGTCTGGAATGAGCCACCTTGATGTGATGAAGATTAACAAACTCTATAAGTGCA atctttGCCGGACAAAATTAACAAATTCCTCAGGATCTTTCTCCACCGATGGCCTTTCGTTCGGACAGGATAGTAGCTGTCGTTGGCTGATTGAAACTCCAAATCAAAAG atttcTCTGCAGCTCGGTGGCATCAACATCCCTCTTTCTGTCGGCTGCACTGAAAGCTACATTAAGGTATATGATGGCCCAA ttACCTATGGAGAGTCCTTCATCAAGGATAACGGGGTTGTGATTTCTCCATGGGTCAGAAACTTCTACCCCGACAATGCGGATGCTGTATATTCCATCATAGCCCCGCGGGGATATAAG GTGTCCCTGACCTTCTCTTATTTCAATATGGAGGATTCCGTAAATTGTTCCAAAGACTACCTGATTGTCACGGATGGAGCCGCTACGATTGCCCCAGCCCTGGGCAAATTCTGTGGGTTTAATTTACCTCCGGCTTTGGTGTCTTCTGGGAATGTAATGTTATTGCAGTTTCACAGCGATGACCAGAATAACTCCTATGGATTCATGGCGTCCTATCGCTTTG TGGCTCCATAA